One part of the Phragmites australis chromosome 3, lpPhrAust1.1, whole genome shotgun sequence genome encodes these proteins:
- the LOC133911539 gene encoding protein CHAPERONE-LIKE PROTEIN OF POR1, chloroplastic-like encodes MATATALSLSGGGRSGPLLRMYTAAAGRCCAFPRSRWRPPRLAASRADDSSPAPFEMTVEGALKLLGVAEGASFDEILRAKNAVLASCKDDQDAVAQVEAAYDMLLMQSLSQRRAGKVVDSSIRYADVKTVKSAGPGTVPQWMQATMKNAPVTFEAPSSSSLGIQSSVYGALMVFTYAIGSSTSLPSTYTSPDVPGFILATGFGASLYFLAKKNMNLGQAALITVGGLAAGATVGSAVENFLQVDIVPFLGIHSPAVIVSEFILFSQLLVSLFVR; translated from the exons ATGGCCACGGCGACGGCCCTCTCcctcagcggcggcggccgcagcGGCCCGCTCCTCCGCATGTACACGGCCGCGGCAGGGAGGTGCTGCGCCTTCCCCCGCTCGCGGTGGAGGCCGCCGCGCCTGGCGGCTTCCCGCGCCGACGACTCCTCGCCGGCGCCGTTCGAGATGACGGTGGAGGGCGCGCTGAAGCTGCTCGGCGTCGCCGAGGGCGCGTCCTTCGACGAAATCCTGCGCGCCAAGAACGCCGTCCTCGCCTCCTGCAAGGACGACCAGGACGCCGTTGCCCAG GTTGAAGCTGCCTATGACATGCTGCTTATGCAGAGCTTATCACAGCGGAGGGCCGGAAAGGTTGTTGATAGCAGCATCCGCTATGCTGATGTTAAAACTGTAAAAAGTGCAGGACCAGGCACAGTCCCACAGTGGATGCAGGCAACCATGAAGAATGCACCTGTTACATTTGAGGCACCATCTTCGAGCAGCTTGGGCATCCAATCAAGCGTTTATGGTGCACTGATGGTTTTCACCTATGCTATCGGAAGCTCAACATCTTTACCATCTACGTACACTAGCCCTGATGTGCCTGGATTTATCCTAGCAACAGGATTCGGTGCATCACTGTATTTCCtggcaaagaaaaatatgaactTAG GTCAGGCTGCATTGATCACCGTCGGGGGACTTGCAGCCGGTGCGACTGTCGGATCTGCTGTGGAGAATTTCCTACAGGTTGATATTGTGCCCTTTTTAGGCATCCACTCCCCCGCTGTCATTGTCAGTGAATTTATTCTGTTCTCCCAATTGTTAGTATCGCTGTTTGTTAGGTAG